In Paenibacillus durus, the DNA window CCCGACTAGCTCGGTCTTCGTTCCGTCTGCGGACAAACCTGCCACGGCCCGCCGCACAAAGCCCTCGCCCGTATTATCCCCCGTACCCTTGGCCAGCGAATCGCCGACTGCCGCGACCTTAAGAATGCCTGATTCTTCGGCGGGAGCCGCCGTATTCTGAGGGACCTCAGCGGAGTAACTGGTTCCCCGGGGGGACATGATATCTCTAGCTGCATAAATGAAGCCGATGACCAGCAGCAGCGTGGCCGCAATGGACAGAAGGCTTAGACCCCGCCAGGTCCATCTGAAATCGTTCAAACCTATCCCTCCATCCGATCGATAATATGTGTTGTATTTAAACATAATTCTTCTATCTTTATTTTGCAAATGTACTGAAAAACAGAGAAATATAAAGGAATTAATTGGGAATCAAAAAAATATTAAAAAAAGCTTGCATAAATCTATGATCAGAGTTATACTATTTCTCGTTGAATCATTGACACGGGTTATTAGCTTAGCTGGTAGAGCAGCCGACTCTTAATCGGCAGGTCGCAGGTTCGACCCCTGCATAACCCATATTAAAGAAGCACAGGAAATCTCCCGTGCTTCTTTTCGTTTTTTCAAATTTCAAATAAAGAAAGACCGCCCTTCTCCGCAGTGGAAGAAAGACGGTCTCTCGTGTAACACGGGAACGCGAATGTATTATTTTCCGATAAACTCCTGCGCCCAATAGTAATTGTCAAAGCCCACTCCGATATAGTTGAAATTTTTGTTCAGAATGTTGGCTTTGTGTCCCGGGCTGTTCATCCAGGCATTCATGACTTCTTCCGGCGTACGCTGGCCTTTTGCAATATTCTCGCCGGCATAGTTATAAGTAACGCCAAAAGTGCGCATCATATCAAACGGTGAACCGTACGTAGGTGACGTATGCGAGAAATAGTTGTTGCTCCGCATATCCGTCGCTTTAGCCGCCGCAACTTTGTTCAAGCTGTCAAGCGCAGTCAGCGGAGCAAGACCGGCTTTGGCACGTTCCTGGTTTACCAAGTCTACTACTTGTTTGACAAATGAAGCTTTGTCAGACTGGACAGCCTCAGGAGCTGTTTGCACTGGTGGCGCAGGCTTGGCCGCTGGGGCTGGCGTTTCCGCCGGTTTCGCTACAGCCGGCTTTTCCGCCGGGGCTGCTACCGGCTTAGTCTCGACCGGCTTTGCATCCGGCGCTGGTGCCGGCTTAGCCACGGCAGGATTGGAACAATTACCGTCTGTTATACCTGTCAGATCAGACGGGATCGTTTTACCATAATTTCGCTGCAAATATTGCATCAGCTGTTCGTAGCTGATTCCCTCCTTAACCGTCACCTGCGCCGAAGCCGCCTGTGCCTGCGATGGTAAGGATATGCCAAGCGCCATTACCGCCGCTACGCTTCCGCTTAGTAGTGCTTTTACCATGTTGCTCTTCATTCCGCCATCTCCTCTTCTTGTTGTGTCTCTATGCCGTATAAGAGAATAGCGGCAAAGATTACAAAGTTGTAATATGTTCCTTGGTCATTGTAACATACTACTCACCCGTTATGTGACGTTAATTTCTGCCATTTTAGGTGTGCCTTTGTAATCTCTTATCAGTGCCGTGTGCCTTTATATTTAGTGAAAAGACCGCCAGAATGCTCCCTCGGTGTTGATGAGGCCCATAATCTCCGCAAAAGGAACACGGAAGGTCGGGAAGCCTGCGGCGTAAGGGGCAATCTCGTAAGGAGCGAAATAAAGATAGAGCGCTTCTCCGTCGACATAGAACGGCTGGTCTTGAGCTATGCCTTTGAAGGCACCCTCAAATACATACGAGTATTGGGGATCGTTCTCGATCTGCCGGGCAACAATTTCACTGAGCCTATCCGTGTAGTTGATCGCCGGCTTGAACAAATCTTTTAGTTCATAGAATTTACCGGACCGCAAATCGATGGGCGTAAAAATACGGGTAGGCATTCCATGGGCGGCTCCATAAGGGAAGCGGTAACCGTCTAACTCAAGCTGCAGCAGATTTTTGCGGAAAAAAGAGACGGAAAAATCACCCGTGTAGCTGTAATCCCGCTGATCTTCAGGGATAACCTCATTAACAAGCGAAAGCTCTTTCAGTCTGTTATTGACCCGGGCAGACACACTCGAATCGGAAAATCCTTGTACATACGGGTAGTAGACGAGGTAATTGAAGTCCGGTTTAAACTTCCGCTCTTCCACGGCGTAGGGAAGCCGGAGGGGAATGAGCGTATTTTCCTTCCACACCTGTCTTCCGTTCCGGTCATAATAACTGGTACGCTGATCCACGTCCGCTCTGATCAGTTTTCCGCTGAATGAAAGGGTGCCCGAGCCCGGAACAACCGGCGGCTGTGCTGCCCGGTTTCCGCTTCGGTCAATGAAATAAGTCTCTTGTTCATCATATACGGAGGCGAGTCCCTCACTGTAATTGTTCACTCCGCGCAGCGGATGAGCGCCAAGTATCCGGCCGGTTACAGCATCGGCTATAGTATACGAGGAGCCACGGAACGGTTCAGCCGGCTTCAGAGGTGTCCCGAGCGCGACGCGGTTCTCCCCGAGCTGCTGGATGTACTCGTAGTTAGGCTGAATGACAAACGTCCCGTTCCTATCGATCAAGCCATAGGCGTTCTGATAGGTCTCCGCTATGTTAACAGCCGCCCTTCCTTCCGAAAAAGGCAGCGCTGTCGTAAACTGCGGCTTAATGACCGTTTTTCCTTCCTCATCGATATATCCGTATCTGCCGTTCTCCTCCGCCTGATAGGCAAGCAAGCCGTCTCCCGGATTGCCTACAAAAGGGTAGTGGTACGTATGCAGGACTTCGCCGTTCTTCCCGATCAGTGCAAATTCTCCCGCCTGGACCTTAACAAGCGCCTTTCCATCCTTAAAGTCGGACGCATCCTCGTATTGGGCTGGAATGGCTTCCCGGCCGTTACGGTCCAAATAGCCGTATCTGTATTTGTCATCCACCTGCTTGTAAAACAGCGCACGCCCTTCCTGCAGGGAGTTCAGATAGTCGTATCTGCGTCCTGTCAAAGGCTTTCCCTTCTCATCTATTAAAAAATAACCTTTGCTGTCGCTCGCGACCGCGCGTCCTTCTTCAAAAGGCCCGATAAACGCGTACACAGGCTTAACGACTTCTTTGCCCGCTGTGTTAATTAAGCCGCTGTGACCCTTGCTTTGAATGACGGCAAGACCGTTCTCCTGGAATTCTTCGGCATAGTCGAAGCGGGGTTCAATGACCGTGCGTCCATTGTCGCCAATGTATCCCCAAAGCACCCCTTCATTTAGCCTAAACGGCGCCGGGTGAAGGGAAATGGCCCGCAATTCGGCATCGGCTTGAAATTCATCCCCGTAGGTCACGTCTACATCCCCGCTGTGGAGATCAATCCGGTACCAGCCGGGTTCAGACGGCACAACAGCATAGGCAATCTCCGGGGTCCGAGCATCCTGCTCCGGCTGGGATATACGCTCGTTCCATCCGCTGCCGTCCCATTTCCATACTTCCGCCGTCCTCCATGCATTCTTCTTTGCTTCCCGCGTACCGCGTAAGTCGATTTTCAACATGTTCCGCTCCCCCTGACATAAGGCGTTTGCCCATAGAATATGGGAGAGGAGCCCATTTTGTGAGAGCTGACGGCAAAAAGCCGCCCCCAATCCGCGAAAAAAATTCCGACGGTCCGGGAAGCGGCTTGCGGTTCAGGAACACGACCGGAGTATTGGCCGCTTTTGCTTTATTGATGATGACGCCCGCCGCTTGGTCGACCGGATTGATCAGCATGGTGCTGTATTTCTTGGTAAGGAACAGATCCATCTTATCGTTCTGAGTAGGCTGGGAGTTCTGGGTGTCCACGATGTCCACCTCGGCGATGCCTTTGGCTGATTCCTCGACTTGTCCTCCTTACACAGACAAATACCGGCTTTTTTAAGGGGAATTGTACGGGTTGAGCGGACTTTTACGCAAAAAAAAGTTTGGGTAGACTTTCGCGTCCACCCAAACCTTTCTATGCTCCGCCGCCCTGTACG includes these proteins:
- a CDS encoding CAP domain-containing protein, which gives rise to MKSNMVKALLSGSVAAVMALGISLPSQAQAASAQVTVKEGISYEQLMQYLQRNYGKTIPSDLTGITDGNCSNPAVAKPAPAPDAKPVETKPVAAPAEKPAVAKPAETPAPAAKPAPPVQTAPEAVQSDKASFVKQVVDLVNQERAKAGLAPLTALDSLNKVAAAKATDMRSNNYFSHTSPTYGSPFDMMRTFGVTYNYAGENIAKGQRTPEEVMNAWMNSPGHKANILNKNFNYIGVGFDNYYWAQEFIGK
- a CDS encoding WG repeat-containing protein — translated: MLKIDLRGTREAKKNAWRTAEVWKWDGSGWNERISQPEQDARTPEIAYAVVPSEPGWYRIDLHSGDVDVTYGDEFQADAELRAISLHPAPFRLNEGVLWGYIGDNGRTVIEPRFDYAEEFQENGLAVIQSKGHSGLINTAGKEVVKPVYAFIGPFEEGRAVASDSKGYFLIDEKGKPLTGRRYDYLNSLQEGRALFYKQVDDKYRYGYLDRNGREAIPAQYEDASDFKDGKALVKVQAGEFALIGKNGEVLHTYHYPFVGNPGDGLLAYQAEENGRYGYIDEEGKTVIKPQFTTALPFSEGRAAVNIAETYQNAYGLIDRNGTFVIQPNYEYIQQLGENRVALGTPLKPAEPFRGSSYTIADAVTGRILGAHPLRGVNNYSEGLASVYDEQETYFIDRSGNRAAQPPVVPGSGTLSFSGKLIRADVDQRTSYYDRNGRQVWKENTLIPLRLPYAVEERKFKPDFNYLVYYPYVQGFSDSSVSARVNNRLKELSLVNEVIPEDQRDYSYTGDFSVSFFRKNLLQLELDGYRFPYGAAHGMPTRIFTPIDLRSGKFYELKDLFKPAINYTDRLSEIVARQIENDPQYSYVFEGAFKGIAQDQPFYVDGEALYLYFAPYEIAPYAAGFPTFRVPFAEIMGLINTEGAFWRSFH